CACGGCGAGGGCTGGGCGCTCTACGCGGAGAAACTCATGCAGGAACTCGGCTTCCTGTCCGACCCGGGCGACCTCATGGGCATGCTCGACATGCAGCGGATGCGTGCCGCCCGCGTGGTCTTCGACATCGGCGTGCATCTGGAACTGGACATGCCGGAGCGCTGGGGCAGCGGCCCCTGGACGGCGGAGAAGGGCTACGAGTTCCTGCGCGCCAACCTGCCCATCAGCGAGGGCCAGCTCCAGTTCGAGTTCACCCGGTACCTGGGGTGGCCGGGCCAGGCCCCGAGTTACAAGATCGGCCAGCGCCTCTGGGAGCAGATCCGGGAGGAACTCCAGGAACGTGAGGGCGAGTCCTTCGACGTGAAGGCGTTCCATTCCAAGGCGCTGAACATCGGTTCGGTGGGTCTGGACGTGCTGCGCACCGCGCTGCTCGGCTGACCACCTGGACGACGACGGCGGGCGGCCCCGGACGGGTGCCGCCCGCCGTCGTCGTACCCGTCGGATATTCCCGGATTTGAGGAATCTCTCAGAAATCAGGCGGAAAAGTAACACTGCTCAACGCAAAGTGGAATATTGTTACGCTGATTTCTATTGTCCTGTGGGTGAGTACAGAGACCAACGCACCCAAGGCACCGAGCCGCCTGCCCCGCTGGGCCGGCAACTTCGGCGTCCAGATCATCGCCGCACTGGTGCTCGGCGTCGTCCTCGGCCTGGTGGCCAGGAACCTCGGGGGCACGAAAGATGACCCGAACGGCCTGACCATCACCCTCCAGACCATCGGCTCCAGCTACGTCGCGCTGCTGAAGACCGCCGTGGTCCCCCTCATCTTCACCGCCGTGGTGAGCTCCATCGCCAATCTGCGCGCCGTCACCAACGCCGCCAAACTGGCCTGGAACACCCTCCTGTGGTTCGCCATCACGGCCCTCATCGCCGTGCTGATCGGCATCGGCCTGGGCATCCTGTTCCAGCCGGGCGCCGGCACGGGCATCAGCGAGGAAGGGGCCAAGTACTCCGGCAGCGCCGGCAGCTGGTGGGCCTTCCTCCAGGGCCTTATCCCTCGCAACATCCTCGGCCTCGAGGTCAGCACCAAGATCACCGACGGCGTGGCCTCCACGAGCGTCAACTTCAACGTCCTGCAGATCCTGGTCCTCGCGATCGCCGTCGGCGTCGCCGCCCTGAAGGCCGGCAAGAAGGCGGACAAGTTCCTGGACTTCAACGCCTCCGCGCTGGCAGTCATCCAGAAGGTCCTCTGGTGGATCATCCGCATCGCCCCGATCGGCACCATCGGCCTGATCGGCAACGCGGTCGCCAGCTACGGCTGGGACACCATCGGCGCGCTCGGCAAGTTCACCGTGGCGATCTACGTGGGCCTCGCCCTCGTGCTGTTCGTGGTCTACCCGATCCTGGTCCGCAGCCATGGCCTGTCCATCAAGCAGTACTTCTCCGGCGTGTGGCCCGCCGTCCAGCTGGCCTTCGTCTCCCGTTCGTCCGTGGGCACCATGCCGCTGACGCAGCGCGTGACCGAGCGCAACCTGGGCGTCCCCAGCGGTTACGCCTCGTTCGCCGTGCCGCTCGGCTCGACCACCAAGATGGACGGCTGCGCCGCGATCTACCCGGCCATCGCCGCCATTTTCGTGGCCCAGTTCTTCGGCATCAACCTGGACTTCGGCCAGTACCTGCTGATCGTCCTGGTCTCGGTCCTCGGTTCCGCGGCCACCGCGGGCACCACGGGCGCCGTGGTCATGCTGACGCTGACCCTGTCCACCCTGGGCCTGCCGCTCGCCGGCGTCGGCCTCCTGCTGGCCATCGACCCGATCCTGGAC
This portion of the Arthrobacter woluwensis genome encodes:
- a CDS encoding dicarboxylate/amino acid:cation symporter; its protein translation is MSTETNAPKAPSRLPRWAGNFGVQIIAALVLGVVLGLVARNLGGTKDDPNGLTITLQTIGSSYVALLKTAVVPLIFTAVVSSIANLRAVTNAAKLAWNTLLWFAITALIAVLIGIGLGILFQPGAGTGISEEGAKYSGSAGSWWAFLQGLIPRNILGLEVSTKITDGVASTSVNFNVLQILVLAIAVGVAALKAGKKADKFLDFNASALAVIQKVLWWIIRIAPIGTIGLIGNAVASYGWDTIGALGKFTVAIYVGLALVLFVVYPILVRSHGLSIKQYFSGVWPAVQLAFVSRSSVGTMPLTQRVTERNLGVPSGYASFAVPLGSTTKMDGCAAIYPAIAAIFVAQFFGINLDFGQYLLIVLVSVLGSAATAGTTGAVVMLTLTLSTLGLPLAGVGLLLAIDPILDMGRTAVNVAGQALVPTLVAKRQGILDLDLYNAPRQGVAFSDDVSEDVEEGSEKELVGVDR